A window of Castanea sativa cultivar Marrone di Chiusa Pesio chromosome 1, ASM4071231v1 contains these coding sequences:
- the LOC142616859 gene encoding uncharacterized protein LOC142616859, producing the protein MDSFSSSPSSGSNSQFQSEQLKNQLKAQLAQAYIEQFMETISTKCFDKCITKPGSSMSGSESSCISRCVDRYIEATGIITSTLFSSPH; encoded by the exons ATGGATTCGTTTTCATCATCGCCGTCAAGCGGATCCAACTCTCAATTCCAATCCGAACAGTTGAAGAACCAGCTCAAGGCCCAATTAGCTCAGGCTTATATTGAGCAGTTCATGGAG ACAATAAGCACAAAGTGCTTTGACAAGTGTATTACGAAACCAGGGTCTAGCATGAGTGGGAGTGAGAGTAGTTGCATCTCTAGGTGTGTGGATCGCTACATTGAGGCCACTGGTATTATTACCAGTACTCTATTTAGCTCACCACactaa
- the LOC142616850 gene encoding putative F-box protein At2g36090, with amino-acid sequence MEHQMCHLKELSRDILADIFVRTDGSTLASAACACCELHDVARDQSLWRQLCHATWPSTALEEAQHVISSSPIGGFDKFYANSYPLILHAKGTKPMPFKCPELKTHVSPSELASLVDVYYRKECVLSRILDGIPEAMNFSHAKDSEYNWNMNSNDSWRWYTNCPFKLELLSLDYDEFTGFYNELGYANNEDNNHCHGHDANDYSMELIESLRLSWVLLDKKKGKSVNLSSWKPLLVQRTWPFHGVYLIHFGSIVAVEESLLPHKLSQCTIIVRCKMTEGEGCPKWMEICMQMEDLTGASVSRSKGLMVLNHALNCLQSSNHLEVEQGFHQFEKKRREMMKKKQFRDTLIDIFCVTIEFTVFVTFCYYFFIF; translated from the coding sequence ATGGAGCACCAAATGTGTCATTTAAAGGAACTTAGCAGGGATATCTTGGCTGATATCTTTGTTAGAACTGATGGTTCAACCCTGGCTTCTGCTGCCTGTGCTTGTTGTGAACTCCATGATGTTGCTCGAGACCAAAGCTTATGGAGACAGTTATGTCACGCCACATGGCCATCTACTGCACTTGAAGAAGCCCAACATGTTATTTCATCTTCACCCATTGGTGGTTTTGACAAGTTCTATGCCAACTCTTATCCCCTAATATTACATGCCAAAGGTACCAAACCTATGCCGTTCAAATGTCCAGAACTAAAAACCCATGTTTCCCCTTCTGAACTTGCATCGCTAGTAGATGTCTACTACAGGAAAGAGTGTGTTCTATCTAGAATATTAGATGGCATACCTGAAGCAATGAATTTTAGCCATGCCAAAGATAGTGAATACAATTGGAACATGAACTCTAATGATAGTTGGAGATGGTACACAAATTGCCCATTCAAACTAGAGCTGTTGAGCCTTGACTATGACGAATTCACAGGTTTTTACAATGAACTCGGCTATGCCAACAACGAAGACAACAATCATTGCCATGGCCATGATGCCAATGATTACAGCATGGAGCTGATCGAGAGCCTCAGGTTAAGTTGGGTGCTGCTCGACAAGAAAAAGGGCAAAAGTGTTAATCTCTCAAGCTGGAAGCCATTGTTAGTACAGAGAACCTGGCCTTTTCATGGGGTTTATTTGATTCACTTTGGAAGCATTGTAGCAGTAGAGGAGAGCTTGCTGCCTCACAAGTTGTCCCAGTGCACAATAATTGTTAGATGCAAGATGACAGAAGGTGAAGGGTGTCCAAAATGGATGGAAATCTGCATGCAAATGGAGGACTTGACAGGGGCAAGTGTTAGCAGAAGTAAGGGTTTGATGGTCCTGAATCATGCTCTAAACTGCTTGCAGAGTTCAAATCACCTTGAAGTTGAACAGGGTTTTCATCAGTTTGagaagaaaaggagagagatgatgaagaaaaaacaATTCAGAGATACATTAATTGACATTTTTTGTGTAACAATTGAGTTTACCGTCTTTGTCACTTTctgttactatttttttattttctaa